A region from the Conexivisphaerales archaeon genome encodes:
- a CDS encoding adenine phosphoribosyltransferase, whose protein sequence is MDWLKEVKEDLRKAKIVKIKQGDKVYDYIVNPLSSGVPEIPSQALWGCAYEMARLLELDRQSKILVPEAMGFHIGAALSMVTGLPLLMVRKRPYFLENERKITKKTGYEESTMYINSVKQGDRIVLVDSIIATGGTMLAILRALLQIGAVICDAAVVVEREGLGGVQLIEEETGVKVKSLLKVDIQDGKVVVRT, encoded by the coding sequence ATGGACTGGTTAAAGGAAGTAAAGGAGGACCTTAGAAAGGCAAAAATCGTGAAGATAAAGCAAGGCGATAAGGTGTATGACTACATAGTTAACCCGCTCAGCTCCGGCGTGCCAGAGATTCCCAGTCAGGCGCTCTGGGGTTGTGCCTATGAGATGGCAAGATTGCTTGAGCTTGACAGGCAGTCAAAGATACTTGTTCCTGAAGCGATGGGATTTCACATAGGAGCAGCCCTCAGCATGGTAACCGGCCTGCCTCTCCTTATGGTGAGGAAGAGACCTTACTTCCTGGAGAATGAAAGGAAGATAACGAAAAAAACTGGGTATGAAGAATCAACCATGTACATAAACTCTGTGAAGCAGGGAGATAGAATAGTGCTTGTGGACTCGATTATAGCAACAGGAGGGACCATGCTCGCCATATTAAGGGCGCTGCTGCAGATCGGAGCAGTTATCTGCGATGCTGCGGTTGTGGTGGAGAGAGAAGGCCTGGGAGGAGTTCAGCTGATAGAAGAAGAAACGGGAGTGAAGGTGAAGAGCCTTCTTAAGGTGGATATACAGGATGGAAAGGTTGTTGTCAGAACATGA
- a CDS encoding Lsm family RNA-binding protein — protein sequence MSTAPSRKFIEELGSLIGRKVTVETSEGKKYKGVVLGLHEDLSTVLGEVEGEEGTYKVIINGNSVKEIKLIERPFDLKSLAEAISRVFPGLVKLREDIGAIIVMDKIKVTESGVVEGSGPSGEKVRQIYEEYVKSLKKVPAAQQ from the coding sequence ATGTCAACAGCACCGTCAAGAAAGTTCATAGAAGAGCTTGGGAGTCTCATCGGAAGGAAGGTTACAGTGGAAACTTCTGAAGGCAAGAAATACAAAGGAGTAGTTCTAGGTCTGCATGAGGACCTTTCGACAGTTCTTGGAGAGGTTGAAGGCGAAGAGGGAACTTACAAGGTGATAATAAACGGAAATTCTGTAAAGGAGATCAAGCTGATTGAAAGACCGTTCGACCTCAAGAGCCTGGCAGAGGCCATAAGCAGGGTCTTTCCAGGACTTGTTAAACTCAGGGAAGATATTGGGGCCATCATTGTGATGGATAAGATAAAGGTAACCGAAAGCGGCGTCGTGGAAGGTTCAGGTCCCAGCGGAGAGAAAGTCAGACAGATCTATGAAGAATACGTGAAGAGTTTGAAAAAGGTACCAGCAGCTCAGCAGTGA
- a CDS encoding alcohol dehydrogenase catalytic domain-containing protein, whose translation MLAVLLDGKGGVELKEVSRPKPGSNEILVRMEACGLCGTDVEKIRGEYTASMAVIGHEPAGVVEEVGEEVKELKIGDRVFVHHHVPCLNCWYCRHGSETMCPSYKATNISPGGFSEYFLVPSENIQKGGVLKLPQHVSFDQGSLIEPLACCIRGLSRADADNADRVLVVGCGPVGQMHIRLLANKGKEIMAADINEKRLEAAIESGSTYVLKSDEAMKKNVLQYTDGIGADLAVVASGNQLAIMRAIECTRKGGKVLIFGVPAKGSMIELDFSSIFNSEISFVTSYGATDRETRIALGMIASGELSTDNIITHHYGLGEFKEALQTYYSGAGMKIVITS comes from the coding sequence TTGCTGGCAGTACTTCTTGATGGCAAAGGGGGTGTAGAGCTGAAAGAAGTTTCTAGGCCCAAGCCTGGAAGCAATGAAATCCTGGTTAGGATGGAAGCATGCGGTCTTTGCGGAACCGATGTTGAGAAGATAAGAGGTGAGTACACTGCTTCAATGGCCGTGATCGGCCATGAGCCGGCAGGCGTAGTTGAAGAGGTGGGAGAAGAGGTGAAGGAGCTAAAGATAGGAGACAGGGTCTTTGTTCATCACCACGTACCTTGCTTGAACTGCTGGTACTGCAGACATGGCAGCGAGACCATGTGCCCATCTTACAAAGCGACAAACATAAGTCCAGGAGGATTTTCTGAATACTTCCTTGTCCCGTCTGAAAACATTCAGAAAGGAGGAGTTCTGAAGCTACCTCAACATGTGAGCTTTGACCAAGGTTCGCTGATAGAGCCACTAGCATGCTGCATAAGGGGCCTCTCAAGGGCTGACGCTGATAATGCTGACAGGGTACTTGTAGTGGGGTGTGGTCCAGTCGGCCAGATGCACATAAGACTTCTTGCGAATAAGGGAAAGGAGATTATGGCTGCAGATATAAACGAAAAGAGACTTGAAGCAGCAATCGAATCTGGCTCAACGTATGTGTTGAAGAGCGACGAGGCGATGAAGAAAAATGTATTGCAATATACAGATGGAATAGGAGCAGACTTGGCAGTAGTGGCATCAGGCAATCAGCTTGCTATCATGAGAGCTATAGAGTGCACCAGGAAAGGAGGAAAGGTTCTGATCTTCGGTGTGCCTGCAAAAGGCAGCATGATAGAGCTGGACTTCAGTTCAATATTCAATTCAGAGATATCGTTCGTAACAAGCTACGGGGCCACTGACAGAGAAACCAGAATAGCTCTGGGAATGATCGCTTCAGGAGAGCTGAGCACAGACAACATTATCACTCACCATTATGGCCTTGGGGAGTTCAAGGAAGCTCTTCAGACTTATTATTCAGGGGCAGGGATGAAGATAGTCATAACGAGCTGA
- a CDS encoding ATP-binding cassette domain-containing protein, whose product MSVDPYGADHGTETDIIKVRDLSKHFGKLRAVDGITFEVKEGEIFGFLGPNGAGKTTTINMLTTLLPPTSGEAIVCGFDVRSQPNEVRKRIGVVPQEYTADEDLTGMQNILLCGDLYGLNRSETEKRARELLDLVELTDAANRKVSAYSGGMRRRLELASGLINSPQLLFLDEPTLGLDVQTRTAVWEYIKQLKEEYSMTLFVTTHYLEEADSLCDRIAIIDHGKIVKIGSPSELKAGLGGDVIQLAVEGNVDLTDSIKRISLVKDVKKVDSTYRIKAERGEEAAPLIIDMIRSNGLHVTKISLTKPTLDEVYLEYTGRAFRDDEDPSRVWAQRMTMRRARA is encoded by the coding sequence TTGTCCGTTGACCCCTATGGTGCAGACCATGGAACAGAAACCGACATAATAAAGGTAAGAGACCTCTCAAAACATTTTGGTAAACTCAGGGCAGTCGACGGTATAACATTCGAGGTAAAGGAAGGCGAAATCTTCGGATTTCTTGGACCGAACGGTGCTGGCAAGACTACGACCATAAACATGCTGACAACCCTTCTCCCCCCAACTTCAGGGGAAGCGATAGTGTGCGGATTTGATGTGAGAAGCCAACCAAATGAGGTAAGGAAGAGAATAGGTGTGGTTCCTCAGGAATATACAGCTGATGAAGATTTGACCGGGATGCAGAATATACTCCTCTGTGGTGACCTTTATGGTCTCAATAGGAGCGAGACAGAGAAGAGGGCAAGAGAACTCCTTGACCTGGTGGAACTGACTGATGCTGCTAACAGAAAGGTAAGTGCATATTCAGGAGGGATGAGGAGAAGGCTTGAACTTGCTTCAGGTCTTATAAACAGCCCACAGCTTCTCTTTCTGGATGAGCCTACTCTAGGGCTTGATGTGCAGACAAGGACTGCTGTCTGGGAATACATTAAACAGCTGAAGGAAGAATACAGTATGACCCTTTTCGTTACAACTCACTATCTGGAGGAGGCTGATTCCCTCTGTGACAGGATAGCTATCATAGACCATGGGAAGATAGTCAAGATAGGCTCTCCTTCTGAGCTCAAAGCCGGGCTAGGAGGAGATGTGATTCAATTAGCTGTAGAGGGTAATGTGGATCTGACCGATTCCATAAAGAGAATAAGTCTGGTCAAGGATGTGAAGAAGGTAGATTCAACCTACAGGATTAAGGCGGAGAGAGGAGAAGAAGCTGCTCCCCTGATAATCGACATGATCAGGTCGAATGGCTTGCATGTGACAAAGATTTCTCTCACGAAACCTACTCTCGACGAAGTCTACCTCGAATATACGGGAAGGGCCTTCAGGGATGATGAAGACCCATCAAGAGTATGGGCTCAGAGGATGACGATGAGGAGGGCCAGAGCTTGA
- a CDS encoding aspartate ammonia-lyase produces MSYRIEKDYLGEVKVPADAYWGVQTQRALENFPISGVKPLDVYIKATAMVKRAAAEANMKAGLLEEKKAKAIMKAAEEVISGKLNDQFVVDIYQAGAGTSHNMNANEVIANRAIEILGGKRGDYSIVHPNDDVNMGQSTNDVIPTVIRIASLLSMKELIDELEHLTSTLDKKAKEFDDIIKSGRTHLMDAAPIRLGQEFAAWAWELRRDVARLKGCIPRLVELNIGATAVGTGLNADPVYVREVVRILSRLTGMELSGTPSLTGATQFTTDFSELSSSLSLIAIDLIKIANDLRLMNSGPITGLAEIQLPAVQPGSSIMPGKVNPSIPEMVDMVGFQVLGLNHAIELSSQAGQLELNVMMPLIAYDILHSMLILKNSSRVLADRCVAGIKANRERMEKLVHSSPGVALALNPYIGYMKAAEVTKKALAEGKTIRQVVEEEKLLPAELIEKIFDPHSLTEMGIAGKGKKGIADVRKRVVKKK; encoded by the coding sequence ATGAGCTACAGGATTGAGAAGGACTACCTGGGTGAAGTGAAGGTACCTGCTGATGCATATTGGGGTGTCCAGACACAGCGTGCACTTGAGAATTTTCCGATTTCTGGTGTAAAGCCTCTGGATGTATATATCAAGGCAACAGCCATGGTGAAAAGAGCTGCGGCAGAGGCGAATATGAAGGCAGGGCTTCTTGAAGAAAAGAAGGCGAAGGCTATAATGAAAGCAGCGGAAGAGGTTATCAGCGGCAAACTGAACGACCAGTTCGTAGTCGATATTTATCAGGCTGGAGCAGGTACTTCTCACAACATGAATGCAAACGAGGTTATAGCGAACAGAGCCATAGAGATACTGGGAGGAAAGAGGGGAGACTATTCGATAGTCCATCCTAACGACGATGTAAACATGGGTCAGTCAACAAACGACGTCATCCCTACTGTGATAAGAATTGCCAGTCTGCTGAGTATGAAAGAGCTGATCGACGAGCTGGAGCATCTGACCTCAACTCTAGACAAGAAGGCGAAGGAGTTTGATGACATAATAAAGAGCGGCAGAACTCATCTGATGGATGCAGCCCCGATAAGGCTCGGTCAGGAGTTTGCTGCCTGGGCATGGGAGCTGAGAAGAGATGTTGCAAGGCTGAAAGGGTGCATACCTAGGCTGGTTGAGTTGAACATTGGAGCGACTGCTGTTGGAACAGGTTTGAACGCAGACCCGGTATATGTCAGAGAGGTTGTAAGAATTCTATCAAGATTGACAGGGATGGAGCTGAGCGGGACGCCGAGCCTGACAGGAGCGACACAGTTTACGACTGATTTTTCAGAGCTATCTTCAAGCCTCTCATTGATAGCCATTGACCTGATAAAGATAGCAAACGACCTGAGGCTGATGAACTCCGGCCCGATAACAGGCCTTGCCGAGATACAGCTCCCCGCTGTTCAGCCCGGCTCTTCAATAATGCCTGGCAAAGTAAATCCGAGCATACCTGAAATGGTAGATATGGTCGGATTTCAGGTTTTGGGACTCAACCATGCCATTGAACTGAGCAGCCAGGCAGGCCAGCTTGAGCTGAACGTGATGATGCCTCTCATTGCGTATGATATACTGCACAGCATGCTGATACTGAAGAATTCAAGCAGAGTGCTAGCAGACAGATGCGTTGCGGGTATAAAGGCGAACAGAGAAAGGATGGAGAAGCTTGTCCATTCCTCGCCTGGAGTTGCATTGGCTCTTAACCCCTATATAGGTTATATGAAGGCTGCAGAAGTTACCAAGAAGGCTCTGGCTGAAGGTAAGACTATTCGACAGGTTGTGGAAGAGGAGAAACTTCTGCCAGCTGAACTGATCGAAAAGATATTCGACCCTCATTCTTTGACAGAGATGGGGATAGCAGGAAAAGGAAAGAAGGGCATAGCTGACGTTAGGAAGAGAGTAGTAAAAAAGAAATGA
- the lsrF gene encoding 3-hydroxy-5-phosphonooxypentane-2,4-dione thiolase: protein MSWGLKNRLSRIFNQKDGRTLMLAVDHGYFQGPTTGLENARRTIEPLVPYADSLMLTRGILRTSVEPSTNIPIVLRISGGTSILKELSNEEITTSIEEAIRLNASAVAVSIFVGAEFEKQTLLNLAKAVDEGERYGMPVLAVTAVGRDMNRDARYLALSCRIAAELGAHLVKTYYCEDFTKVVNGCPVPIIIAGGKKTDEENALRMAYSALKEGASGVDMGRNIFQSDSPVGMIKALRGMIHGTLGVEDAYKVYLSERGERVEARQQVSQIAEPD, encoded by the coding sequence ATGTCTTGGGGTTTGAAGAACAGGCTGTCAAGAATATTCAACCAGAAGGATGGCAGAACTCTTATGCTTGCAGTGGACCATGGCTATTTCCAGGGCCCAACTACAGGGCTTGAAAATGCGAGAAGAACAATAGAGCCTCTGGTACCCTATGCCGATTCTCTCATGCTTACAAGAGGCATTCTCAGAACGTCTGTGGAACCATCAACAAACATACCTATAGTTCTGAGGATATCTGGAGGGACAAGCATACTCAAGGAGCTTTCCAACGAAGAAATCACAACATCGATTGAAGAGGCTATCAGGCTCAACGCTTCTGCTGTTGCCGTTTCAATCTTCGTTGGTGCAGAATTTGAAAAGCAGACACTTCTCAATCTTGCAAAGGCAGTAGATGAGGGCGAGAGGTATGGAATGCCAGTGCTCGCAGTCACAGCGGTAGGGAGAGATATGAACAGGGATGCAAGATACCTTGCGCTTTCGTGCAGAATAGCTGCAGAATTGGGGGCTCACCTGGTGAAGACATATTACTGTGAAGATTTCACAAAGGTTGTAAACGGCTGTCCTGTGCCAATAATCATAGCCGGAGGCAAGAAGACAGATGAGGAGAACGCTCTCAGAATGGCATATTCAGCGTTGAAAGAAGGAGCATCAGGTGTAGATATGGGAAGAAACATATTCCAGTCCGATTCGCCGGTAGGGATGATAAAGGCTCTCAGGGGAATGATTCATGGAACCCTTGGTGTAGAAGATGCTTACAAGGTGTATCTCAGCGAAAGAGGAGAAAGGGTGGAGGCAAGGCAGCAGGTCAGTCAGATAGCCGAACCTGACTGA
- a CDS encoding DUF309 domain-containing protein, with product MLRIENRGYSPEQLAQVRLTLKKISHNISNIRVSSRAIEFDFFADSEEELPRDELQTALGRILLFKPLTSSYSNSDDPIGEAMHLYKEERFWEAHEVLEGRWRIEKDVENRELLQSLILLCAALVHMQKGRDSVSLGILKRAEEKISKYLKDRNELFGIDFSDLKEGIKRVIDEGKPRIVNIKFNPGSDLLTDAKL from the coding sequence TTGCTCAGAATAGAAAACAGAGGCTACAGCCCGGAGCAGCTGGCTCAGGTGAGACTGACACTCAAAAAGATAAGCCATAACATCTCGAACATAAGGGTCTCAAGCAGGGCAATAGAGTTTGACTTTTTTGCAGATTCTGAGGAGGAATTACCCAGAGATGAATTGCAAACAGCACTTGGCAGAATACTTCTCTTCAAACCTCTTACTTCATCGTATTCAAACTCGGACGACCCGATTGGTGAGGCAATGCACCTCTACAAAGAAGAGAGGTTCTGGGAGGCTCATGAAGTTCTGGAGGGAAGATGGAGGATTGAAAAGGATGTTGAGAACAGGGAACTGCTTCAGTCGCTTATACTCTTGTGTGCAGCTCTTGTTCACATGCAGAAGGGTAGAGACTCGGTCAGCCTCGGGATACTGAAGAGGGCTGAAGAAAAGATCTCTAAATATCTGAAGGATAGGAATGAGTTGTTTGGGATCGACTTTTCTGACCTCAAAGAAGGGATAAAAAGAGTGATAGATGAAGGTAAACCCAGAATAGTGAACATTAAGTTCAACCCTGGGTCGGATTTGCTGACAGATGCTAAATTATAA
- a CDS encoding AIR synthase family protein — MNYTGQKSYGKINYDHFVSTILPQLGSARSELVLGPAPGVDFSAIRIARNKTLLLSCDPISYLPELGAEDSAFISIASLTADLLTSGVEPAYAAFVLTLPPEMSNADFRRYWAAINRECQRMGIAIVAGHTGSYQGCNYSIIGSGFVMTTASAGRYVSSSMARPGNKLIMTKTAGIETTFIFAKSFPETVRKEIGNKAFEEAVSLIRKMSVFDDAISAVSVGMHAKGITSMHDVAEGGVIGAVVELAEASSVGVLVHEDKIPVAPVTRKVCDLFSLNPLTTLGEGSLLLTCPPSKERRVLNALRKSGVEATTIGKIVDKSEGRILVRNGSEERLGSVDSAEYWRAYAEAKSRGLT; from the coding sequence ATGAACTATACCGGTCAGAAAAGCTATGGTAAAATAAATTACGACCATTTCGTATCCACCATCCTGCCTCAGCTTGGCTCAGCGAGAAGCGAATTGGTGCTGGGGCCTGCTCCTGGTGTTGATTTTTCAGCCATAAGGATTGCCAGAAACAAGACCCTGCTTCTCAGTTGTGACCCGATAAGTTATCTGCCCGAGCTCGGTGCAGAAGACTCCGCTTTTATCTCAATCGCTTCTCTCACAGCAGACCTGCTGACATCAGGAGTAGAACCCGCATACGCTGCATTTGTGCTCACACTACCTCCAGAGATGAGCAATGCAGATTTCAGAAGGTACTGGGCTGCTATAAACAGAGAGTGCCAAAGGATGGGAATAGCTATTGTGGCAGGCCATACTGGTTCATACCAGGGATGCAATTACAGCATAATAGGTTCAGGCTTCGTCATGACAACAGCAAGTGCAGGCAGATACGTCAGCTCGTCGATGGCCAGACCTGGTAATAAACTGATAATGACAAAGACTGCTGGTATAGAAACCACTTTTATCTTTGCCAAATCTTTTCCGGAAACGGTCAGGAAGGAAATAGGGAATAAAGCATTCGAAGAGGCTGTTTCATTAATAAGGAAGATGTCAGTCTTTGATGATGCCATTTCTGCAGTTTCGGTAGGAATGCATGCAAAGGGTATAACATCGATGCATGATGTTGCTGAAGGAGGAGTTATAGGAGCTGTCGTCGAACTGGCAGAAGCCTCCTCTGTCGGTGTGCTTGTGCACGAAGACAAAATACCGGTTGCTCCTGTAACTAGGAAAGTATGTGACCTGTTTTCACTCAACCCACTGACCACTCTGGGCGAAGGGTCTCTTCTCCTCACATGCCCTCCTTCCAAAGAAAGAAGGGTGCTGAACGCTCTAAGAAAGTCAGGGGTTGAAGCAACGACGATAGGGAAGATAGTTGACAAGAGTGAAGGAAGAATACTCGTAAGGAATGGTAGCGAAGAAAGGCTCGGTTCAGTCGATTCAGCAGAGTACTGGAGAGCCTATGCTGAGGCGAAGTCTAGGGGTCTGACCTAG
- a CDS encoding YciI family protein: MAEYIVISNLVASRERLNPYRDEHLKYLENLKKSGKLIMAGRFSDGSGGAYFLNVSDINEAKVIADNDPYHLSGLRVYTLKEWERRF, translated from the coding sequence ATGGCCGAATATATTGTCATCTCGAACCTTGTAGCCAGCAGGGAGAGGCTGAACCCCTATAGGGATGAGCATCTCAAATACCTCGAAAACCTGAAAAAGTCTGGCAAGCTGATTATGGCAGGCAGATTTTCGGATGGAAGCGGAGGAGCTTATTTTCTGAACGTATCTGACATCAACGAGGCTAAGGTAATAGCTGATAATGACCCCTATCATCTTTCTGGACTTAGGGTTTACACTCTGAAGGAATGGGAGAGAAGGTTCTGA
- a CDS encoding PaaI family thioesterase produces MSDLHEMVLSVGGFRNLFESLRNKGVDVEKVVTEALANSNPLFSSIGFRVRRLSDGRAEIEFPMSREASRAGGIVHGGIIMYALDTTLGLAVMTASQAINQYTLELKVNFLEQLKKDPFTVEGRLLRLGRTTAVAEGEIRDAEGTICSKGIGTWYLVHNHQDEKKER; encoded by the coding sequence ATGTCAGACCTACATGAAATGGTACTGAGTGTGGGTGGATTCAGAAACCTCTTCGAATCGCTTAGAAATAAGGGCGTCGATGTTGAAAAGGTTGTGACAGAGGCTTTAGCGAATTCAAATCCCCTCTTTTCTTCAATAGGCTTCAGGGTGAGAAGATTATCTGACGGTAGGGCTGAGATAGAATTCCCGATGAGCAGAGAAGCATCAAGGGCAGGAGGAATAGTGCATGGTGGCATCATAATGTATGCACTTGACACTACGCTTGGTCTAGCGGTTATGACTGCCAGCCAGGCCATTAACCAATATACACTAGAGCTCAAAGTTAACTTCCTAGAGCAGTTAAAGAAAGACCCCTTCACAGTAGAGGGAAGGCTGCTCAGACTGGGCAGAACAACTGCAGTGGCTGAGGGAGAAATCAGGGATGCAGAAGGTACCATCTGCTCAAAAGGCATAGGCACATGGTATCTGGTCCATAACCATCAAGATGAAAAGAAAGAACGATAA
- a CDS encoding ABC transporter permease translates to MNEEKKTVESSRTQMNEKMLQKEVSRQRSQASHTHSVNPSPWHGLWALTNRDLRKWYTNPFQLFMSLIQPVIWLGLFGKALDFGAIFTGSAPQLSGAILTSVFGTSSYFSFLAAGMLTFVILFTAMFSGMSIVWDRRFGFLNKVLTTPVARGSIVMAKVLSSVGRSLVQAAIVLVIAVALGMDTSKMTILGVAGSFAAMFLMAIGLSSLFVMLALRSTDWQTQMAIMNLLNLPLLFASNALFPAKFMPEWLQYIVKINPVSYATDAARQLLLGSTGIASLAFDFSFLAGFAVLFSAIGIVMSWRYLTK, encoded by the coding sequence TTGAACGAAGAAAAGAAGACAGTTGAATCATCAAGAACCCAAATGAATGAGAAGATGTTACAGAAGGAGGTTTCCAGGCAGAGAAGTCAGGCTTCTCATACGCATTCCGTGAATCCTTCTCCCTGGCATGGTCTCTGGGCGCTGACTAACAGGGACCTCAGAAAGTGGTACACCAATCCTTTCCAGCTCTTCATGTCACTCATCCAGCCTGTAATATGGCTGGGTCTCTTCGGCAAGGCTCTTGACTTCGGGGCGATCTTCACAGGTTCAGCTCCTCAGCTTTCCGGAGCAATACTAACTTCTGTCTTCGGTACAAGCAGCTACTTCTCTTTTCTGGCAGCTGGCATGCTGACGTTTGTGATACTCTTCACAGCTATGTTCAGCGGAATGTCGATAGTATGGGACAGAAGGTTCGGCTTCCTGAACAAAGTCCTGACAACACCTGTGGCAAGGGGGTCTATAGTGATGGCAAAAGTTCTTTCAAGCGTTGGCAGGTCTCTTGTGCAGGCTGCAATAGTTCTTGTTATAGCTGTTGCTCTCGGTATGGATACGAGCAAGATGACAATTCTTGGAGTGGCAGGTAGCTTCGCAGCGATGTTCCTGATGGCCATAGGGCTGTCATCCCTCTTCGTAATGCTTGCGCTCAGGTCGACTGACTGGCAGACACAGATGGCTATAATGAATCTGCTTAACCTCCCTCTTCTGTTCGCTAGCAATGCACTGTTTCCGGCCAAGTTTATGCCTGAGTGGCTTCAGTACATAGTCAAAATAAACCCTGTCAGCTATGCTACAGACGCAGCAAGACAGCTTCTCCTCGGTTCTACAGGCATAGCCTCTCTAGCATTCGACTTTTCCTTTCTTGCTGGGTTTGCAGTGCTCTTCTCAGCTATAGGTATAGTCATGTCCTGGAGATACCTCACAAAGTAG
- the guaA gene encoding glutamine-hydrolyzing GMP synthase — protein sequence MALKGGIAVLNFGGQYAHLIRRRLREAGVECELLPYNSAIDELNGARGVILSGGPSSVYGEDSLQPSFRVKDLKVPVLGICYGHQLLAYQLGGKVEPSRFREYGKARIKVLRQSKLFRGTRKEFDVWLSHSDAVTELPAGAYTLCRSEYGDNAAICYKEDMIYSLQFHPEVSHTQFGDRILENFARLICGCKPGRASRNTIAAMVSQVRKQVGKDKAICAVSGGLDSTTAAVLVKKAIGRRLKCVFVNHGLMRKGEAEEVLSILRNNLGLDVDYVDASERFLLSLKGITDPERKRLVVGKLFGQIFEEYVSNRLDEGYRWLVQGTIYPDVIESSMPVPGSPRIKSHHNVAGLPDSLKKRLKVLEPLKELYKDEVRELARKIGIPGTIIARHPFPGPGLSVRIIGEVTPEKLEVCREASWIFEDELKRAGLYDKLWQAFAFVGDDRAVGVVGDNRRYGYIVTLRAVTSRDGMTASFYPIPWRTLDKISRRITNSMSQVTMVSYSVSNKPPSTIEPQ from the coding sequence GTGGCCCTTAAGGGAGGGATAGCTGTCCTTAACTTTGGGGGACAGTATGCCCATCTTATCAGGCGACGGCTCAGAGAAGCTGGTGTAGAATGTGAGCTGCTCCCGTACAACTCGGCTATAGATGAATTAAACGGTGCTAGAGGTGTCATCCTATCAGGTGGTCCTTCAAGCGTCTACGGAGAGGATTCTCTCCAGCCAAGCTTCAGGGTCAAAGACCTGAAGGTACCAGTGCTGGGAATATGCTACGGTCACCAGCTCCTCGCATACCAGCTGGGTGGTAAGGTTGAACCATCAAGGTTCAGAGAATACGGTAAGGCAAGGATAAAGGTGTTGAGGCAATCGAAGCTCTTCAGAGGTACAAGAAAGGAGTTTGATGTCTGGCTCAGTCATTCTGATGCGGTGACAGAACTTCCAGCGGGAGCTTATACTCTGTGCAGGTCAGAGTACGGCGACAACGCAGCCATATGCTACAAAGAAGACATGATTTACTCATTGCAGTTTCACCCAGAGGTAAGCCATACACAGTTCGGTGATAGGATTCTTGAAAACTTTGCCAGATTGATTTGCGGGTGCAAGCCCGGCAGAGCAAGCAGAAATACCATAGCTGCAATGGTCAGTCAGGTCAGGAAGCAGGTTGGTAAGGACAAAGCAATCTGCGCTGTCAGCGGAGGCCTAGATTCAACGACCGCAGCGGTGCTTGTTAAGAAAGCGATAGGAAGGAGGCTGAAGTGCGTGTTTGTCAACCACGGATTGATGAGAAAGGGAGAAGCTGAAGAAGTGCTCAGCATACTGAGGAACAACCTTGGTCTCGATGTTGACTACGTGGATGCGTCAGAAAGGTTTCTGCTCAGCCTGAAGGGGATAACTGACCCAGAAAGGAAGAGGCTTGTTGTAGGGAAACTTTTTGGTCAAATTTTCGAAGAATACGTCTCTAACAGGCTGGATGAAGGTTACAGATGGCTCGTTCAGGGCACAATCTATCCAGATGTGATAGAGAGCTCTATGCCTGTACCAGGCTCGCCCCGGATAAAGTCTCACCATAACGTAGCAGGGTTACCTGATTCTCTGAAAAAGAGGCTGAAGGTTCTTGAGCCCCTGAAGGAGCTCTACAAAGATGAAGTGAGGGAGCTTGCAAGGAAGATAGGGATACCTGGTACGATTATAGCCAGACATCCATTCCCTGGCCCAGGACTAAGTGTGAGGATTATAGGCGAAGTGACGCCTGAGAAACTTGAAGTTTGCAGGGAGGCAAGCTGGATATTTGAGGATGAGCTGAAAAGGGCAGGACTTTACGATAAACTCTGGCAGGCATTCGCTTTTGTGGGTGACGACAGGGCTGTAGGAGTGGTAGGGGATAACAGAAGGTATGGCTACATAGTCACCCTGAGAGCAGTCACTTCGCGGGATGGTATGACAGCCTCTTTTTACCCCATTCCTTGGCGTACACTTGATAAGATAAGCAGAAGAATAACCAACTCAATGTCACAGGTGACTATGGTCAGCTACTCTGTAAGCAATAAGCCACCGTCAACTATCGAACCTCAGTAG